In Nostoc edaphicum CCNP1411, the sequence GGTCAGTCTCTGGAACAGTTACTCGCAATAAAATTGCATGTTGCATTGATACTGACCGGGAAGCCAAGACAATAGTGTTTGCGGGATGCCGCCCCAGAGAATAAGTAGTCTCTCGTAAAGGGACAGTTCGTCGCCCTTCCAGGTCTTGGATGACCAACAAATGGCGTATTTTTTCCCGCTCATTTCCTAGCATGGCTGTTCCTCAAATTCTCATATTTTTATGTCTTAGTCTGAAAAATACTACTCCCAGAAGTTCAGATTTTCAGGCTGCACTTCTGGGAAAATTTTTTCAATCAAAGTTTTCACCATCTGCGATCTCATTGGTATGTGGGTGCATACCAGCTTTTCTCTTCAGAATTGACCACAGTGATAAGCTTTGTTCTTTCGTCTATATCATTTAACCTTGTCTTTCTTAGGATACCCAGAATAAAATCAAACACTGAATAGAATACATCGTATATTTGCGGATTTTTATTCTGAGTAGTGGGGAAACTTCGATTTATATAAATAACTGTCTTTTTTAATCATCTGTCAGTTGTACAGAATTCAATTCTGCATTCTGATGACTGACGCCTTTATTCTATTTTGTTAAAACTAGGGGATTGAAGTATTGACACTCTCTGGACTAAAGCACGAAATACGCAACTATATTGCTGTTTCTCCGGGGTTTTCAACCTATCCTTAATAACCGGCTACGGTGTACACACAAGTCGAATTACCCCCCTTAGTCCCCCCTTGCAAAGGGCTACGGTGTATACACAAGTCCTAAAAACCTAGCTTGATAAGACTTTCCTCGTTCCCAGTCTCCGACTGGGAATGTATTCATTGAGTCTCTGACTCAATGCCAGATTGGAGGCAGAGCCTCAACGAGGAGCATTCCCATGCAGAGCATGGGAACAAGATAAACGAGAGAACAATGAAAAATCAAACTTTTTTGACTTGTGTATACACCGTAGCTTGCAAAGGGGGGAAATAGAAAATCCAGTTCCCTCCCCTTTGCAAGGGGAGGGTTAGGGTGGGGTAAAACGCTGGTAATCAGCTATTTAAGACTTGGTTTCGGTGACTTTTAATCTGCAAGCGCTGTGGGATTGCTTTTAGAACTCTCCGGCTAATGCTGCAACGCATCTTTCGCAAATTAGGGGATGTTCTGCTGATTCTCCCACGTGGGTGGAGTAGTTCCAACAGCGATCGCACTTTTGCCCATCTGCTTTCACTACAGCAATTGTCCAGTCTTCTGTCTGCGCTGTATATTCTAATCCTTGCAACCCTTGAGCAGAATCTAATAATTCCACTTGGGAAGTTAGGAACAAATAACGGAGTTCATCTACACCATTACCGTTGACACGATTTAAATCTGTGACACTAGCACGTAAATTTTCGTTTACATAAAGCAAGACTTTTGCTTCTAAGGAAGAACCAATCAGTTTTTCTACCCTCGCTTGTTCTAAGACCTTATTAACCTCAGTGCGAAGTTCCCGCAGTTTTTCCCAGAAGATGTCTTCCCGCCACATTATTTGGTCTATTACCCAAGGTTCTACTTCCTCTGGATATCTTGTCCAGCGTTCATCTAGCTGCACCCAACCGGCTTCAAACACCGATTTGTAAGGTGTTTTGTAAGGGAGATATTGCCAAATATCTTCCGCAGTGTGGCATAACACTGGTGCGATCGCTCGTGCTAAATTTTCTAAAGCTATCTTCAGCACCGTTTGACAACTGCGACGGCGGAAAGCATCTTTTGCACTGATATACAGCCTATCTTTGGCCACATCTAAATAAAAGTTGGATAAATCCACCACGCAGAAATTTTGCACTGTTTGGAAAAAGCGGAAGAATTGGAAATTATCAAAGGCGTTGGTGACTTCCTCAAATACTTTGCCGATGCGGTGCAGCATATAACGGTCAAGTTCTGGCAATTCCTCAAAAGGAACTGTATCTTTTTCCGGGTCAAAATCATCCAAGCTACCCAACAAAAACCGCGCCGTATTGCGAATCTTACCTCTAACATCATTCATTTGCTTGATGATGTTTTTGCCAATCCGGACATCGCCAGAGTAATCAACCGATGATACCCACAATCGCAATACATCTGCACCGTAAGCTGGTTCTACTTTTTGATTTTTCCCACCTTCAATGATTGTATTTGGGTCAACCACATTTCCTTCTGACTTGCTCATTTTCCGGCCCTGTTCGTCCAAAGCGAAGCCGTGAGTTAGTACAGTTTTGTAAGGCGCAACGTCATTCACTGCTACACTGGTGAGCAAGCTTGACTGAAACCAACCGCGATGTTGGTCGGAACCTTCCAAATATATATCAGCCGGGTAGCGTAACTCTGTACGTTGTTGGACGACAGATGCCCAAGATGAGCCAGAATCAAACCATACATCCATTGTGTCTGTACCTCTGCGGTAAGACTTACCATTATTACGATAGGATTCGGGTAATAACTCCTCAACGGATAATTCCCACCAAGCATCAGAACCTTTCTCGGCGATAATTGCTTGGGCGTGGTTGATTATTTCTTCATTCAGCAGTGGTTCTCCAGTAGCTTCATCGTAGAAAACGGGAATGGGTACACCCCAAGCGCGTTGACGAGAGATACACCAATCGGAACGTTCCGCCACCATTGGCGTGATGCGATTTTCACCTTGGGCTGGAATCCATTTTACCGTGGCGATCGCCTTTAGTGCTTCTTCTCTAAATCCTTCCACCGAAGCAAACCATTGTTCAGTAGCGCGGAAAATCGTCGGTTTCTTCGTCCGCCAATCATAAGGATATTTGTGAGGGTATGGTTCTTCTTTCAACAAGGAACCAGCCGCACTTAAGGCATCAATCACCGCCTGATTTCCATCACCCAGCACATTCAACCCCGCAAATTGTCCCGCTTCTTCGGTAAAATTGCCGTTGTCATCCACTGGTGCAAGGATGGGCAAACCGTAACGCTGACCAACAATGTAATCTTCTTGACCATGACCGGGTGCGGTATGTACTAACCCAGTACCCGACTCAGTTGTAATGTAATCACCGCCTACAACAATCGGACTTTCGCGGTCAAATAGAGGATGACGGTAAGTAGTATGTTCTAAGTCACTCCCTTTGAACGTGGCTTTTACAGTTAACTCAACTCCCAACGTTGAAGATAAACGTTCTACTAAATCAGCAGCAACGATTAGGTATTTGAAATTACACTGCGTTTCGGCCTCTGGATGTGAAACTTCCACCACTGCATAGTTCAAATCTGCATTCACCGCTACAGCCAAATTCCCCGGAATCGTCCAAGGTGTGGTTGTCCAGATAGCCACACCCAAATCTGACTGATATTCCGCCAACAGTGGTTTTACAGCTTCCGCCAAACTTGTGATTGCAAAAGCTGCATAGATACTGCGGGAAACGTGACCTTCAGGATATTCCAACTCAGCTTCAGCCAAAGCGGTTTTAGAACTCGGACTCCAGTGAACCGGCTTCAAACCTCGATAGATGTAACCTTTTAAGAACATCTGACCAAACACACCAATTTGAGCCGCTTCATATTCCGGCTTCAGAGTGAGATAAGGATGTTCCCAATCACCCCAAATACCGTAACGTTTAAAATTTTGGCGTTGGTCATCTACCGTCGCTAGACCAAATTCTTTCGCTTTTTGCCGGAGTTGTAAAGGCGTTAAGTTTTGCCGTTCTGCTGACTTCATGTTCTGCAAAACTTTTAACTCAATTGGTAAACCGTGACAATCCCAACCAGGGACGTAGCGAACCTTACGCCCTTTTAGCAGTTGGTAGCGATTAATAATATCTTTGAGAATTTTATTTAAGGCATGACCAATATGGAGTGAGCCATTAGCGTAGGGAGGCCCATCGTGCAGTATAAATAATTCGCCGGGGTTATTTTTGGAGAGGCGATCGTAAATTTTATTTTCTTCCCAAAATTTTTGGATTTCAGGCTCACGCTTGATGGCGTTTGCCCGCATATCAAAATTAGTCTTGGGTAGGTTTACAGTATCTTTGTAACTTCCTGATTCGGTCACAGTCTCATGCCTAAAATTAGGTGTGTAGGTTTTATCAATTATAGAAGATGACCTGATAACCAAAATTCCCTATTTGAACGTCAGTTCGATAAACTTCTCTCTACCTGGAATTTTTGTTCAAGTCTCTCCCTCTTTGACTCGGCGACGGTGTACACACAAGCCTTTTAAAGTTACTGCGTAACGTAGAGCAGGTTAGTTTTTGCAGGTCGATGCAACAAAGGCGCAAGTCGATGCAAGAGACTTGTGTATACTCCTTAGAGGATGTTTTAAAAGTGGTTGGCTGTGATTTGAATAGAATGATTACCCCCCTTAATCCCCCCTTGTAAAGGCTACGGTGTACACACAAGTCGAAAAAAGCTTGATTTTCCATTCTTCTCTTGTTTACCTCGTTTTTATCTCGTTCCCATGTTCTACATGGGAATGCTCCTCGTGGAGGGTCTGCCTCCAATCTGGCATTGAGTCTCTGACTCAATGAATGCATTCCCAGTCTCCGACTGGGAACGAGGAAAGTCTTATCAAGCTAGGTTTTTAGGACTTGTGTGTACACCGTAGCTTGTAAAGGGGGGAAATATCCGGTTCTCCCCCAAGGCATCGGGGGAGTTAGAGGGGGTGAGAAGGACTTGTGTATACACCGTAGCCTTTATAAGGGGAAGGTTAAGGTGGGGTAAAAATATTTGATACATCAATCATGACTTTAAAAACATCCTCTTAGCTCAGACTTGGAGAGGAAGGGTTTTGTGTAGTAAAACCAGAGAGAAGTTTCTAGACGATTAGCAAATCATAAATTTTGCGGAGATTGAGAGTTAAGCAACAGAAAGTAGTATACTTTTCTGGGTTCGCCTATTGCTTATCCAAAAGTTTCGTCTAAAAACCAAGAATTTTGGGGTTGCTCTAATGCTAAGTCCTGTAGTAACAGTCAGTATCTTTCAAAAACAACCCGACCCTAAAGGATTTTCAGCAGGTGAAGTCATCTTTGAAGAAGGACAGCCTGGTAATGAAATGTACGGCATTATCGAAGGAGAAGTGGATATAGTAGTCAATGGCAAGGTTGTAGAAACCATTGAGACAGGCGAAGTTTTTGGTATTGGGGTACTTGTAGGAGTTCCAAATAGAGCTTACACAGCTATTGCAAAGGTGGATGCTAAACTGGGTTTTCTTGATGAGAAAAAGTTTCTCTTTGCCGTTCAGGAAACACCAGTGTTTGCCTTAAAGGTGATGAAAAGTCACTCAGAGCGTCTGAGTCGCTTGCATCGTCTGCTCTAAAGCACCTCAAGCAGAAGTTCTAAAACTAATCAAAATCTGCCACTAATCTTACCTTCTTCCCAGAAGTCCATACATAATATATATGCTCTCGCTTGGGGAGTCATAAGTCAGAATTCAGACAACTCTAAATTCTGGCTCTTGACTCCTGATTTATCGTTGCAGAATTTACCGGAGGTAGTAATGGCACGTAAACGGTTGATTATCGAGATGGGCATGGGAATAGATCAGCATGGACAAGAACCAACAGTAGCAGCATCTAGGGCAGTACGAAACGCGATCGCTCACAATGCTTTACCTGGTGTTTGGGAAGTAGCAGGCTTAAGTCACCCCAATGAAATGATTATAGAGGTTCAGGTAGCAGTACCATATCCAGAACAAGTTAGAGAAGAAGAGGTACTAGCTGTACTACCATTTGGTCGGAAAACTCTTACCGTAGAATCTGGGGGGATGATAGTTCAAGGGCGGGCGATTCCCGAACTCAACGATAAGAATGACGAAATGTTAATTGCGATCGCAGCTGTTACAGTTATGATCGAAAATTAATAGCTGAGGTCAATAGCTTCCCGAAATTACGAGGATTGACATCAAGCAAACCTAGATGATGCAAATCTTTTTGTCCCTAATCGCACAAATTTAAGTAGTTAAACAAAATTAATTACACAAAATTAAGGCATGAAATCCTTATCCAGACTGGAAAATCATGTGTAAATGATTCTGTGCGATTACTTATCCTATTTTCAAAAATCTTTGCAACAAAGAAATTCGGTTCTAGAGGCGTACCCATGCCACTAATAATCTAAGCTTAAGTTTTTGGCTACTCCTGATATATATTCTGTATCTTCCAAGTCTTGCAAAATAGTGTGATTTTAAGAAGAATGACATTGTGCCTATATACAAATAGTCAAAATTTAACAGAATTTTAAGTAGGAGTAACAATGTACACGATATCAAATAATAAAATTGATACAGGAAGATATTGTGAAATTAATGTAGTTCACCATTGTAATTTATCATGCCGTGGTTGTACCCATTTATCCCCAACTGTTCCCAAATATATTGCTGATCCAGAAAAGATATACAAGGATCTTTCTATTTTATCCAAATCATATATTCCAAGAGGAGTTAAATTAGTCGGGGGAGAACCTTTACTACATCCGAATATAATTGAAGTAATTGAAGCAGTTCGTGCATCAGGCATAACTAAGTTTGTTAAAATGGTAACGAATGGTCATTTACTTTCAAAAGCATCGGATTTGTTTTGGGAAAAAATTGATGCTATCGAAATTTCCCTTTATCCAAGTAAACCCATAAATCCTGAAACTTTAAAAATATTAAAACAAAAAGCTAAAGACTCTAAAACAATTTTAGAGTCTTATTATTGGGATGACTTCCGCGAATCTTATTCCGAATTAGGGACGGAAAATACAGAATTAGTCCAAAAAATTTATTCAACTTGTGCTATAGCTCATGTTTGGCGATGTCATACTGTCTCAGAAGGATATCTTTATAAATGCCCCCAATCTGTGTTTATTCCGAAAGTTATTCAAAAAGAAAATCTCCAAAATGACGGAATTAAAATTACTGACTCTGGAGATTTTTTTGAACAGTTATTAGCTTACTTAAATTCGGAAAAACCTTTAGGATCTTGTTCTCATTGCTTAGGTTGTGTAGGAAAAAGATTTAACCATGAGCAAGTGAATCCTAAGCTATGGCGCTCTCCGCAACAGTTTACATCTGAAGAACTTGTTGATTTAGATTATTTAAGCTTTGTGGAAAAACAACCATCTAAAGCAAAAGGATCTCACAGGGAAGTTTCTTTCCCGGAAAAAATTACTAGTATAACAACTAAGCTATTGAATAATTATCGCAAGTAATTATCGCTCTTTAGCTTGAAATTAAGCGCTTTGGAACAAGTCTCAAAGAACTATATTTGCCGCTGAAAACATCTGACACATTAGTGATTGAGTTTCGTAAGTGGCTAGATCAATTTGGATCATCTTTGCCTTTTTATCAAGGCTATTCCACATGGAAAAATGTTGAGAATAGCGAGTTGAATTCAAAGCCGATTTTGTTAGACAGATTTTCGCGACACACACTTATTTGTAGTTCATGCAATCGAGCTTATCAAGTTACAAATAGGGTTAAACAAGGTTGTATCGGGGTAGCGATCGCTCTAGCTGCTGTAGCAATACTTGCAGATGATTATAAAATCAGAATCGCAGCAATATCGCTTTCTTTAGCAGCAGTTGCAATGTCCGCTATGGCTCAGAAGCTCAAAACTCAGTTTGAGCGTTCTTATACCCGTCACTAAAATCGAGACGTTCGTAGTAAGGACTTTAGTCCTTATTTTCTATGCACTAAAGTCCTTACTACAAACCTTTTTGCACTAGCTTAGACATGGTATCAAAAGTTTGTTTACCTTAAACAATTTGCTCAAATCTCTTATGTGGTTAAGTCATGATCAACTTAGTGGCTCTGCGCTAAAGTAAAAACATTGGGATAAAAATCTCTGGCAGTAAGTTCAACTGAATCACTAATCTTTAGCACTGCGGCGATAATGTCTCAAGAACATAACGAATCACTCCAAATTCAGGAAATCACCAAACTCAAACCGAAACACTTTGCTGATTTAGTCAGATCAGCACAATTGATTTTCGACCCCACAGCCGGAGTTTCGGGAAGGCACATAACAGTTGACTGGGAACAATTCGGAATTCCCCGTGATGTGGCAGATAATCTCAAATCACTTGGTCAGCAGTACCAATATGCATCTCCTCACATCCCTGTTGAAGACATTTGGAGTAAATTAACTCCAGAAACTCGTATTTGGTTCGTTGAAAATAAAGATCGGTTGTGGCAGCTTGAAGAAGCTTTCCCAGCCCTTGATGAAGATTAAACGGCTGAACCATTGAAAGGAATACAAATTATCTGTAGGGGGACAACGGTTGTTGTCCCCCTCTCCTCTATAGAAAGAAACTCTTGTGTAAATTTAGACTAGTAGTCCACCAAAGCAACTTTGGTGAATCAATGAAGTTCGTAGTCAGGACTTTAGTCCTTGATTTGAACGCTAAAGCGCTCACTACAAACCTAGCAAACTTGACTTGACAGACTCTAATTATCTTGTGCGATCGCATTAGCTTGAGTAGATAAGTTAAATTAATAAAAAAGCCTATATAGATGAATCACAGCCTAAGTGTTGCTCCCAGCCTGGAAGAACACACTCATGAAAATCCTATTGTTACCAAACAACAGCTATTTGCGAAGCAACTAATTGTCCTTGTCTTGGAAATACTTCTGGCATTACCTCTGGGTTTACTCCTCGCCAAGTTTCAAATTGGCAGGATTGCCTGGATCTTTGGTGGGATTGCAGCTGGTACAGTCGTTCTTCAAGGATGTCGAGTTTTTTATCAATATTCTCCCCAACCTAACCGCACTGCGAGAAAAGTCGGAATGGCACTTGTAGGCTTAACTGTCGGCGCTTCCAATGCCCACGGTAATCTGGCTAGTGTTGCTTCTGGTATTCCCGTATTTATTTTTCTTACCTTGTTTCTACTGCTGAGTGGCAGCTGTATCGGTTATATTTACTCCCGCGTCACCAAAACTAACCTCATGACAGCAATGCTGGCTACCGTTCCTGGTGGTGTCGGAATTATGGCAGCGATCGCCGCCGATTACAATAAAAA encodes:
- the ileS gene encoding isoleucine--tRNA ligase is translated as MTESGSYKDTVNLPKTNFDMRANAIKREPEIQKFWEENKIYDRLSKNNPGELFILHDGPPYANGSLHIGHALNKILKDIINRYQLLKGRKVRYVPGWDCHGLPIELKVLQNMKSAERQNLTPLQLRQKAKEFGLATVDDQRQNFKRYGIWGDWEHPYLTLKPEYEAAQIGVFGQMFLKGYIYRGLKPVHWSPSSKTALAEAELEYPEGHVSRSIYAAFAITSLAEAVKPLLAEYQSDLGVAIWTTTPWTIPGNLAVAVNADLNYAVVEVSHPEAETQCNFKYLIVAADLVERLSSTLGVELTVKATFKGSDLEHTTYRHPLFDRESPIVVGGDYITTESGTGLVHTAPGHGQEDYIVGQRYGLPILAPVDDNGNFTEEAGQFAGLNVLGDGNQAVIDALSAAGSLLKEEPYPHKYPYDWRTKKPTIFRATEQWFASVEGFREEALKAIATVKWIPAQGENRITPMVAERSDWCISRQRAWGVPIPVFYDEATGEPLLNEEIINHAQAIIAEKGSDAWWELSVEELLPESYRNNGKSYRRGTDTMDVWFDSGSSWASVVQQRTELRYPADIYLEGSDQHRGWFQSSLLTSVAVNDVAPYKTVLTHGFALDEQGRKMSKSEGNVVDPNTIIEGGKNQKVEPAYGADVLRLWVSSVDYSGDVRIGKNIIKQMNDVRGKIRNTARFLLGSLDDFDPEKDTVPFEELPELDRYMLHRIGKVFEEVTNAFDNFQFFRFFQTVQNFCVVDLSNFYLDVAKDRLYISAKDAFRRRSCQTVLKIALENLARAIAPVLCHTAEDIWQYLPYKTPYKSVFEAGWVQLDERWTRYPEEVEPWVIDQIMWREDIFWEKLRELRTEVNKVLEQARVEKLIGSSLEAKVLLYVNENLRASVTDLNRVNGNGVDELRYLFLTSQVELLDSAQGLQGLEYTAQTEDWTIAVVKADGQKCDRCWNYSTHVGESAEHPLICERCVAALAGEF
- a CDS encoding cyclic nucleotide-binding domain-containing protein, which gives rise to MLSPVVTVSIFQKQPDPKGFSAGEVIFEEGQPGNEMYGIIEGEVDIVVNGKVVETIETGEVFGIGVLVGVPNRAYTAIAKVDAKLGFLDEKKFLFAVQETPVFALKVMKSHSERLSRLHRLL
- a CDS encoding Lin0512 family protein yields the protein MARKRLIIEMGMGIDQHGQEPTVAASRAVRNAIAHNALPGVWEVAGLSHPNEMIIEVQVAVPYPEQVREEEVLAVLPFGRKTLTVESGGMIVQGRAIPELNDKNDEMLIAIAAVTVMIEN
- a CDS encoding radical SAM protein, with the translated sequence MYTISNNKIDTGRYCEINVVHHCNLSCRGCTHLSPTVPKYIADPEKIYKDLSILSKSYIPRGVKLVGGEPLLHPNIIEVIEAVRASGITKFVKMVTNGHLLSKASDLFWEKIDAIEISLYPSKPINPETLKILKQKAKDSKTILESYYWDDFRESYSELGTENTELVQKIYSTCAIAHVWRCHTVSEGYLYKCPQSVFIPKVIQKENLQNDGIKITDSGDFFEQLLAYLNSEKPLGSCSHCLGCVGKRFNHEQVNPKLWRSPQQFTSEELVDLDYLSFVEKQPSKAKGSHREVSFPEKITSITTKLLNNYRK